Genomic segment of Iocasia fonsfrigidae:
CTCAAAAAGATATTTTAGATAAAAGAATGGTACTAAGTTGTTTGCTTTGGCGGTCTCTATGATACTGTAAGTAATGGCACTGGCTGTAGCTCCTTTTACCGACTTGGAAAATAGGAAGTTCTTTCTCCCAATAACAAAGGACTTGACTGCTCTTTCTGCCCGATTATTACTGATCTCTAGTCTACCATCCAGGAGAAAGGCTTCTAGTTTTGGCCATTGATTGAGACAATATTTAATAGCTTTGCTGAGACCACTTTTAGGTAAAGTCTGTTGTTCCTTGATTTTTAGCCATGACAAAAAGGCCTCCAGAACTGGTTTGCTTTGTTCAAGGCGTTTTTGATATCTTTCTTCAGCTGATAAGTCTTTTAAGTCCCGTTCAATCTGGAAGAGTCGATTGCAGAAATTCAGACCTTCCTCAGCATTAGTTTTTAAGTGAACAGAGCCTTTAGGTAATGCCTTTAAGGCATCTGTGAAACCACGTCTAGCGTGAGCAAAACATCCGAGCTGGGTGACGTCCTGAACACTATTGTATCCAGCATAGCCATCGGTTTGAAGAAACCCACTGAATCCAGTTAAGAATTTCTTCGGATGTTCATTAGCCCTGGAAGGTTGATATTCATATAAGTAGATCGGTGGACTGGAAACTCCAGTAGCATAGAGCCACATATATGATTTGCTTTTAGCTGCTTTGCCTTTTTCAGATAAAACCTGAAGTGTAGTTTCATCAGCATGTACGATATCTTCTTTTAATAAATATTCATATATTCTATCATATAGATAGTTAAGCCAGTTGTTGGCTCCATGGATTACCCAGTTAGCCAGATTTTGACGGGATAGATCAATGCCAAAATTCTTAAATTGTTTCTCCTGTCTGTAAAGAGGTACTGCTTGAGAATATTTGGTATCCATGATATATGCCAGTAACGATGGAGAGAGAAAACTCCCTTTTAAAACTGGATTAGGCATAGGAGCAGTAATTACTGGAGTTGTGATATTTTCCTTTTCGCAATTTCTACAGGCATAAACATCACGAACATGTTCAACAACCTTAACCTGAGCAGGAATAATCTTTAATTCTTTTCTAATTTCCTTACTCATGACATGAAGTTGCTTACCACATTGCGGACAGATCTGCTCAGCTTCATCTAGATGATATTCAATGACTTCAACAGGGAGATCTTCGAAGGACTTTTTCTTTTTGTTTTTGCCCTTACGTCTTTTATATGTAATCTCCTCGAGTTCAGGTTCTTTGAGACTGACCTTAGCTTCCTGTTCAGCCTCATTGAAAATTGATAACTGATTAGAATTAAATTTTTCACTAGAAGCACCAAATCGTCTTTGTTGGTTTAAGCGAAATTGCTCCTCATACCAGTTTAATTTAGCTGTCAATTCTTCAATTTGTTGAGCCTGTATTGCAATTTTATCTTCTAAAGATAGCTCTTGATTTTCTTCTTTATTAACTTGTATAGTCGTTGATTTATCAGTAGTTTTCATAAGTTTATTATATCATTTTTAGGAGAAAAAAGATACTAAAATTAAGCGTAAAAGCTCTGATTTTACAATGTTTTTGAGCCTTTTGTCTAAAGTTTGTTTTAGATGATTATTCTTTCTTTAACGGCAGGATGAGCACCTTTTTGATGAATAGATAAACCATCAAGTAACCACCTGAATTGTCTTTCATCAATCATTACTGTAGAGCCAGTAGTACCATCAGGCCATCTGAATCTACTTTTTTCCAGGCGTTTGTAGTGTAACCAAAAACCATCATTATCCCATTCCAGAATTTTGAGCTTGTCCTGCTTTCTGTTACAGAAGACAAAGAGGTCATGAGAAAAGGGATTGAGCTTAAAACTCTCCTGAACTATTAAGGATAGGCCATTGATTGATTTCCTAAGATCTGTAGGCCCCAGGGATAAATATACTTTATTGATATGATGCTGATTTAACATTGTTCTTTAAGAATCCTGATAAGAGTTTCAAAAGTATTAGAATCAAAACCTGGAACGACCTCTATGATCGCCTGGCCTATAGTTATTTTTATGGTTTTAGTTTCAGAATTGGTATCTTCTGCTCGGGCAGGAAATACAGCTGTCCATTTAGTTTGACTAGATTCCTGTTCTTTCAAATTTATGAATATAGTATCTTAGAGAATTAATGTTTAGACCATTTTCTTCACACCATTTGGCAGCAGTTAAACTACTTGCTTTGTAATCCTGGATTCTTTCAATCCAGATTTCACGTTTGTTATTCATCTTCAAATAACCTCCCTCAGGGAAATTATCTCATAGATTTCGGCTGTAAGGAATGTGGGTTATATTTGACGCTTACATATAAAACACAGGAATACGCATGAAATTACAGAGCTAGGAGTAGAACATTTACATCTCACATAGTAAATATAAAACGTAATACTACAGGCTTGTTGTCAACAACTTCCATTCCTAATTTACATCTCACATAGTTAATATAAAACTATTTAAAACCAGTTCTTACGTTTGTTAGAAAAACCATTTACATCTCACATAGTTAATATAAAACCAAGAGGCTATAATGTTAATCAAGAATTATTCTGGCACATTTACATCTCACATAGTTAATATAAAACTGTTGGAAGTGTCCTTTCTAATCAAGATTTAGTTTCATTTACATCTCACATAGTTAATATAAAACGGGCTATCCCCCGAACAACAATTTGAGAAGATAACTAATTTACATCTCACATAGTTAATATAAAACGAAAATAGAACAGAGCATAGAAGAAGGCATGATGTTATTTACATCTCACATAGTTAATATAAAACCAAAATGGCATATTAACAAGGACGTATACAAAATTAATTTACATCTCACATAGTTAATATAAAACTCTAAGGTCTTATGACCTAATATTTTCTGAAGTCTCAAATTTACATCTCACATAGTTA
This window contains:
- the tnpC gene encoding IS66 family transposase — protein: MKTTDKSTTIQVNKEENQELSLEDKIAIQAQQIEELTAKLNWYEEQFRLNQQRRFGASSEKFNSNQLSIFNEAEQEAKVSLKEPELEEITYKRRKGKNKKKKSFEDLPVEVIEYHLDEAEQICPQCGKQLHVMSKEIRKELKIIPAQVKVVEHVRDVYACRNCEKENITTPVITAPMPNPVLKGSFLSPSLLAYIMDTKYSQAVPLYRQEKQFKNFGIDLSRQNLANWVIHGANNWLNYLYDRIYEYLLKEDIVHADETTLQVLSEKGKAAKSKSYMWLYATGVSSPPIYLYEYQPSRANEHPKKFLTGFSGFLQTDGYAGYNSVQDVTQLGCFAHARRGFTDALKALPKGSVHLKTNAEEGLNFCNRLFQIERDLKDLSAEERYQKRLEQSKPVLEAFLSWLKIKEQQTLPKSGLSKAIKYCLNQWPKLEAFLLDGRLEISNNRAERAVKSFVIGRKNFLFSKSVKGATASAITYSIIETAKANNLVPFFYLKYLFEKLPNIDLQNIDELDELLPWSQSIPEGCRIPHKN
- the tnpA gene encoding IS66 family insertion sequence element accessory protein TnpA, with product MNNKREIWIERIQDYKASSLTAAKWCEENGLNINSLRYYIHKFERTGI
- the tnpB gene encoding IS66 family insertion sequence element accessory protein TnpB (TnpB, as the term is used for proteins encoded by IS66 family insertion elements, is considered an accessory protein, since TnpC, encoded by a neighboring gene, is a DDE family transposase.), which encodes MLNQHHINKVYLSLGPTDLRKSINGLSLIVQESFKLNPFSHDLFVFCNRKQDKLKILEWDNDGFWLHYKRLEKSRFRWPDGTTGSTVMIDERQFRWLLDGLSIHQKGAHPAVKERIII